In the Phyllopteryx taeniolatus isolate TA_2022b chromosome 1, UOR_Ptae_1.2, whole genome shotgun sequence genome, aaaagagtcatttcagctgagtactcaaatagggaagttgagcaaaagtctgataacggagcgggagcagatgtgtagattctgaaaacgcttgctggtcagtgaagaaaaaagacaccaacccttttagtgagaactcagcagaaaggcacacccacgttggttatgagatttgaTAAgtggttacgtagcaacttCGGCTActatgttggttttgtttatgtggtacatgggacgtcccaccctaaatgatacaaccaattttttagatagaaaatcacctaccaactggaccaatatgacgaacccaataataaaaaaatttgaatcattaactcgtatcaaaaggagtacagctgatgatcagaactgtgggcatggcttccaaacgcggcaaaacggtttaatattttgcgccccccaaaatcaatcctaattccatatgcggctctcaccaatgatgctcaagagaatgggcagaattggggatttggatatgactggtatgcaactataggctttggatgggaacacctcattggtgaaacaggttatgattggtccagttggtaaaaaaaaaaaacagcaaaagaacatagaaagaagtttaacataagcaaaacggcccatagtttaatattgaaatacaaatcaagtcacccagtatgtttgatgatgagcttgtgggcatattctggcggaaaagatccccacttccaagtagcattgtgttatgggaaccgtgttaaaccagaaattccattgaaaacttcaaagaaaggtggacaaatgttaatggttaacaacataactactgatgattggttccttgtggtcacaggagtttcaggacaaaataacaattggttactattggtggaacaagcagagcaaatgtaacgagaaaagattgtgtggtttgcatgggtcccatcTTCTTCGGTTTGAAAACATCAAGGTGGAAGAGGCCCAGAACAATGAAGCACTGCAGTCTGGCAAGACGGAGCTCAAAGATCTGCTCAAGCAGAAACAATATGTGGTGATCAAAGTTCAGGGTGGGCAAAGCACGGTGAGCCATTCCGAAAGTTACAGATTCATCCAGCCATCGACTTTTCTAACTGCCAATCCCaggtggtcgccagccaatcgcagggcattcaCAAACCCAAAAACTAATCATAAGAACACCGGTCACAGCAGGTGTGTTTGTTTAAGTGGATGACCCTGTACCAGAATTCCTTGATGTCCCTGTCACTACACCTCCAACCTTTCATGCATCTCTCCTATACGCCACCTGGAATTGctcttgtatttaaaaaactatacacttcctttttccttttggtCTTAGGTATCCTTTGGACAGATCTGAGGCCGGGGTGGGGGGTAGGCTTAGAAGTTTTTGTTAACACATCATTCTCTGCTGGATGTTCAAATTCTTTAAGCAGAAGATTACGATGCTCAACAACctgaagtaaaaacaaaaagccttAGCACTTTTCGAATTGAGGTTTTGTTGATGCGgagttccagtgcagccctCTGGAAagactttccctggctttgcgTGAACGCCGGCTGTAGGAGTTCGGTTGTTTCATTAGCGGAGCTAGCCCCAGACCTTGTCAAAGAACAGATCCTGCTTCAtgaaacttgccatggatagcATAACTTGCACTACACGTTTGAGTGATGACAGCTTCTCAAACTGGACTGAACTGCAGTCGGGGACAGAAAAATTTCTTGTCGGGTGACAATTTTGAGAcgctgctccaatgtcaattggcgAGCTACAGGCAAGGGAATGATatgctgtcaaatgctgatggcctcacgtcTGTCCGAATGATACCTGAACCGAAATAGAAAAAGTTGATAGTGACCTTTGGAACACTCTGAAGCCTGTATGGTGAGAGTTGCACTTCAAAAAATGACAGTGTGCCCCCGCACCCAACGGACTGTTTATCCGCAGATCCGCAATCTGGAGGAAAACCTGAGGTTGGCCAAGCTGGAGAAGGGTCAGCAGCTGGGCCCTCTCAACCGGACAATCTTGGACTTGGAGCAGCAGCTGAGGGCACATGTGCAGAACCAGTTGGAGATGAACAAGGACCTGCTATGTGTCAAGATGAGACCGGAAGCAGAGATCAACGACTACCAGAAGCTGATGTCGGGAGATGTCGGCAGGTGGGAGCGGCAGGATGAAgtcagggggaaaaacaaataaaaatacaaatacattttaaaaatcacgcAGCCCTTATAGCTTTCAGAGCCCCAGACATGCCTTGGGGggtgaattttttgttttgtttttgcactaTGCCTACTttgcacatttgatttttattgtggccacaatttttttcccctctgtcaTGTCTGGTGCTCTGTAACTTTTTACTGAGTGGGATGGGATTACTGTCACCAAACAAAATTGTTACACATTCACTGCGTTAGTGTTCGTATCCTCTTCTTTCCAGACAGCTTGGACTTTTCTTTAGACGATGCTCCGCCACATGGTAAGTCCTCGATCCAACTGGTAGAACAAATCCAGCACGAGTGACCTGATCTCTGGCCAAAGTGTACCTAACGCTCATCACATTAGGGGAAAAAGTACAAGTAGTTCGGTATTTTGGGGACCCGCTGtccattcaaattaaatttgcgTTTCAAatgtcacggcacaccaccgaACGAGTGTCACCCGCAGTATATACGCTGAAATGATGACCTTGGTTTAACTAAAAGCTATTCTGCTGTATGAATAGTAACAGGTGGAGGCATAGGTAAACTTGTACATTCTGCCATTAAAACtcaattcactgccagccttcccggtGAGCgtagatatttgacttctaaagccgtcaatggcagtgaatgtgttttaagtgcaagagcattgaattgttttacCTGGCAATATAGTCTTTTTAGACTATACGTCTATCCAAGTACAGCGCACGTCCTTTTGCCCATACTGTgcattatatacacacacaagcacatatatacaaacaatcCAAAACAGTTTTTGTGGTATTTGGGtgttttaagtttttatttccctcaaatgacaatgacatgaaAGCGCAGAAGGGGAGTTGAAACCATcacatgaaaaataattaatattaagtGGTGACGGCCAAAGTAAGAGTACCAAATGGAGTAAAAGATATTGtatcaaaaatgtcttttttcatatatatatatttatataggaCTAATAATGCTCTTTAACTATGCAAAGCAAGGAATGCCCTGTTTTTATGATCTTGAACCTTGGCTTTTCCGACCAACTTTATTATTCGTTTTaaagaaagagcaaaaaaagagACCGACAATTGCGTGTGGGGCGTTTAGAGGCATCCTGGAGGCCTGTCCAATGTGCCGTTGAGTTGCAGCGTGGTGCGTTCACGTGTGGCCACGGACGGTGGCTTCAGCTGGGCTGCGCGGGGGCTCGGCCTCAGCGACAGAAGGTCCTCCCACTGAGAAAGCAACAAGCAGAAGAATTGACACCAAAGCTCAACATtttgcacacatatttaaaGGGAAACTAAACCTTTGTCAAAACTTCCTGCTATATTTTAAATGTCCATATCTTTTTGTATCTGATGCCGTTTACTTGAATTTActcagtattcaaattttttttttaaactctgcaTGTACTCACCTACGGACCGCCATTTTTATGTCATTACGCGTGTGAAGTCACGAGGATGTGATGTGTATCAGTCCTTCGTGCCCACTTCATTTACTGACAAAAAACTAGAACGAGGTAAATATTCAGCAATAATAAGCTCCACATCGGTCAGATCCACTTATCTAGCCAGCTCACGGCGGACACGCTGACTCGCAACAGCTCTTCTCAACAGTCGCCGGCGCTCGAGGCTAGTGGCTAACAGCTAGCTGCCTTGGCCATTCGCCTAAGCCATATCAACACTCGATAACTGTGACTGCACACTGCACTGTAAGCGATAACTATACAAGAATTGACATTTTGTCCCACCGATAGATTGAACAACAAGACATTTGGCAGAAGAGGCAGCATGGAGGCTACGTACGAGATGGTCTTCATCTCCTTCTTCTCAGCGTCGGGTCGGGCACGGTTGAGAACCTTGAGGAAGTCCGACGTCTTGGCCCTCATACGTGTGTGAATGTAGGCCTGGAGAAGGACcaattacacattttcatattgttttcatttatataCAACTATTGCATCTTAGTTTATCAATCGACACCAGTGACATCGAGTGACGTGCAGAACAAATAAGCGCTCTTCCAaagttgccattcatacaacagaataactAAACAGGCCAAGATTCCACACTGAGTCAGTAAAATCTGTGAGCAAATCGAGTGAGACAAGATCATTACGTCAGtgtatatttacttttttgtttggcGTTCCGTGAGATGATGTCAagtataaaatatgtgccttggctcagtaaaggttgggaaacacggCTTTCTGCGACGCAGACAAGGACGCCAACAACACACTGCATTGTGCGTTGACCTTCCGATTTCTCaacgcacagacacacgcacacacccagcCATAAATCTGCCCACTCTGACTCCTGTCTGTCTGCACAAAAAAACATCCTCCTTCATTATCTACCGGCAGGGCAGCACACAAACGTCAAAAACGTGATGCACCTGAAATTAAAGATGCTCAAAAATGTCTGAGCAACATTTACAACCGCAAGAAGTCCATTAAGGACGTTGTAGTCGTGTGTGCCCATCGGCTGCCCTAAAACTAGTACGATGACTGTGTGGCAGCACGGACTGGACTTTCTATTGAGGATGACGGCGGATGGAACGCGCCATTGCAGTGACTCGTTAAAAACAGACAGGTGGCCCCTTCGAATCCTATTGTAAAACAACATGAGACGACCGCACGGCacaacttctcagtttttgtctAACCGTGTATAAGAGGAGTTCTCACAATTTGTGTCTGCTAGCTTTATGATAAGACACAAtcaaaaaacaccacagacGGGCTAACTAAACTGGCATCTATGTTgcggcaattataaacctttaaacttATATTGGAACACAAGcggtagcaacacatgcagacaagaGTATACAATACTCCCAGGCAGGAAAGCCAAATCTACATGTAGCatgtctgtatgtattatacCGCCCTCTGGTGGCTGTGGCGCACACCAAAAAGGGCAGCACAATacccattgaattatcatgatgcacgcacaattttttttacattgtaataACATCATTATTGTCGTTTTCTATGAAGTACAACAATGCTATttctatttgaaaaaaaaaaaaaaaaaaacatttgcaaaaattttgttttttggggcgcTGTAAaaggattcatggcatttctattcatttcattgAGAAAGGATGATTTTGTGATGCCAGTGCGgtcaaagaaaataatttaactTGTCATTCAAAGCAACACTGTATGCACTTTCTTAAAAGGAAACGACATGATAATCAATTGAAAACTATTTTGTGGACCCGCAAGCTAAAGCTTGGAGGCCCCAGTTTAACAACCTCcaatacactgaaaaaaagtataaCAAAGCTGTCACTCGTTTAATCCAAACAGATTTTTCTAACTGTAATTTGTAACTGATATACAACGAGTAAcagcaaaaataacaacaacaacaacaaaaaggcttGTGATGAGAGAAGCACGTGTGCTCTATGCAAACTGACCTTGGAGCACTTTATGTGGTAATGCAGGTAGTCCCTGAAGGTGTGGATGAGGTTGATGGTGTTGTCTCTGGCGTTGGCATTGGTGTGACGTGGGAAAAGGactacaaagaaaacaaacgcaACGAAACGCTACATCAGCGATGTCACAAAGGCATCCTCCTAGCGTAGTGCAGCGCCAACCGACCGAAGGTGATGTATCCGATGTTGTCCCCGACGGCCGCGTCCGTGTCCTTGAGTTCCAGAGGCGGCTCCCTGTGGCTGAACAGCACCTGCGGGGCAGTGTGGCTCGCTCGCCGTCCCTCTTTGAACTCCTACATGGAGAGAGTTCCGGACATTTGTATTTGAAAGAATAGAAGCAAGGTAATCACAGAGATTCAACAGTAGTTGGCAAAAAATGCCATGTGGAATTCACTGCCGACTGACTTAATGTTGTTCGACGCAAGCATGTTTTCTTAAAACCCTTTGACAGTTCCATGTTTAAAATGCGCATCTCCATTGGctgccaaaaacacacactgcacTTCCGCTTCAAACcacattccacttttttttccagatcatTGTTACTTTGTAAATAAACCAAGCGACCATCAAGAATGTCATGTTTTGAGCAGATAATTGACAACAACAGGCATATTTCCACTTATTCAGTCTCACTGATGCATGCAGCCCTTAGTTGACTGACTATTAGCCATTCATCTACGGTTTAGGATCATTTCAATGTAAACTATTTCAGCGCTTTGATGACATCGTGAGCTTTGTGGAAACGATGTACCTCACAACACAAGCCAAGAGGAACACGAACAGGACCTTTGCGGCTCCTAAGAATCCATTTATCGCCAGAAGTCATAATCACATTTGCACGAACAGTGCATCCTCATTCGGCTCATCTGGAATTCTTGTTCTACCTCGAAGGAGATCTGTACTCCACTTTGTTGCCGCCCCATGCGCCGACCAGCGTGACGGGAAAGATCGACTATTATAGTCACCGccgaaaataataataaagacgtGTAATGACACATTTGACCAGTTCTAATAAAAGGTATACATTGCGGAGTATTACCAACTCAGAAGTCTTATTcctaacaataataattcattacAGTGAATCCTAACCTATTCACTGCTCGCTattcaaattagcatttttttttcctgtggtaCCCATCCTCGGCTattagctgaaaaacacacctatttgcatatttttgaagatattaTCTGAAGATACCACACGATGGCGCCTAGACCAGagctaaataggaaagtagtaattggtgtcaaggaagaaCATCGAAGTGATCGAACTCGACAGAGACAAGCGTATGTCGAGGATGAGCTAactttagcctgggttgttggtGGAAGTTCTGGAGAGTCTACGCTGTACACGTCCAACTCCAGcgcatttttttctaaatcaagtAAGCCATTTATATTTAAGGGTAATGCTGTAATAGGAGTTAGAAATTACATTCAACTGTTTTTGGATCATATTTTTGGTAAAcgtatgaaatattttttgggtggttcagccccaaaatgtttattgtaaTGCGAGTAAACTGAATGGAAGTTGCTTCGTTTAGGGGAGATGAGGGACAAGTTGCACCTCCTTCATGCGTCACAACAGGTTAAAAATCAGAATATATTATTCAACCCTGAGAGAAAATTTATCAAATTCATTATTTATGGTCACCTCGTTGCATTAATAGAGtcattgtttttggaaagttcTGGTCTTTATTTCTAAATGTCTCCTGAGTCAGCGGCCTGTTACGTAGATGCTTGACGGAAACGTTTTTTTGTTCCAGGAACTaatgcaacaacaacagcaaaaaaaaataaaatcatcatcattttacTTCAGTTAAGTAGACATTTGAGAAGATATTTAAAAACTTTATGGCCTCACAAACCTGCATGAAGACTTTGCCGATGAtgacgtcgtcgtcgtctttgAACACCGTGCTGAACACGACCGTCACCCGGTCTTTCTTGGCCTCCACATACCTGAGGGCATCGATGGGATATTTGAAACCTCTTCCAATGTTCAAACCTGAAGCCCGCCTGGGAGAGAAAACCCTTCCAAACGTTCTTGCACGTACATGGACTCGTCATCTCTGTAGTGGACCACGGCCCTGCTCTCGCCCTCTTTGCCCTCCTCCTGGAACTTGAAGTACTTTTCGAATACGGAGGCAAAGCAGTTTCTCTTCAGCATCCCTGCTTGGTGCACAAGCTCATCTTTGTTGCCCGGTAGGGCATCCAAGTCGTAGAGGAGCGACACGTTGTAGCCTGGAAAGCACGCCGGAGCGCAAGTGATTCATTTGCATCAACTTAGGCTTTttacaaagaaatacattttgggaaatGGACGTTAGGTAGCAGGTACAGCGCTAACATTAGCATAACGTGAACGTACCAGACTCTGGTGAAACAAGGAAGCTCCCGTACACTCTTTTCAGCAGCTgagaacaaaaacatatttgaatttCAAATCAATGAACCCATGGGAACCACTGTCGCACTTCTGACCGAAAGTCGGAATCCGAACAAAAATATGGTCTCAAATTTGAACTTATGGcattattctcataaaaaaagGTATTAGCTTAGCTCACTAGCCCTCGgtccatgtttttatttcatatttaaaattgtgTGTATACCCTATCAAAAGGATATTTTGAGAGAGGAAAATGTCAGTCATGAAGTTGATTTCCAACAGTGGTACTAAAAGATAACATTGAACTGTATAACCATTTTCTTTAATGAgctataaaacataaaacaacaactaaataacggttgggaaaaaaacatgaaacttcCTTTTGCTGCTACTTAGTCCATCAGCTGTTTGAAGAATTTG is a window encoding:
- the LOC133489916 gene encoding keratin, type I cytoskeletal 18-like, whose protein sequence is MIVWLNDETKARMVIENDLDELKKNIEDTKLSNKQTQKEIDLMKDELANFEQDHKNAADDLREKIRNSEVNAEIETPNSSLPEIVNNIRKQYSKLATKNLKETEERYQNKFENIKVEEAQNNEALQSGKTELKDLLKQKQYVVIKVQGGQSTIRNLEENLRLAKLEKGQQLGPLNRTILDLEQQLRAHVQNQLEMNKDLLCVKMRPEAEINDYQKLMSGDVDSLDFSLDDAPPHGKSSIQLVEQIQHE
- the arpc2 gene encoding actin-related protein 2/3 complex subunit 2, which codes for MILLEINNRIIEETLSLKFDGASNGTKPEAVDVTFADFDGVLYHISNPNGDKTKVMVSISLKFYKELQEHGADELLKRVYGSFLVSPESGYNVSLLYDLDALPGNKDELVHQAGMLKRNCFASVFEKYFKFQEEGKEGESRAVVHYRDDESMYVEAKKDRVTVVFSTVFKDDDDVIIGKVFMQEFKEGRRASHTAPQVLFSHREPPLELKDTDAAVGDNIGYITFVLFPRHTNANARDNTINLIHTFRDYLHYHIKCSKAYIHTRMRAKTSDFLKVLNRARPDAEKKEMKTISGRTFCR